CGCCGGGGCGCGCCCTGAGGGGAAAGACGTGGCCCGGCCGCCGGAGGTCGTCGGGCCGCGCGCCCTCCGCTATGGCGGCCCTGACTGTGGCGACGCGGTCCGCGGCGGACACGCCGGTGGTCACACCCCGGGCCGCTTCGATTGAAACCGTGAAAGCCGTTCCGTAGGCGCTGGTGTTTGCGTCCACCATCATCGGAAGCTCCAGCGTCTCCACCCGGTCCGGCGTGAGGCAGAGGCACACGATTCCGCTCCCTTCCCGTATAAGCATGGCCATCTGGCCCACCGTCAGGCGCTCCGCCGAAAAAATGATGTCACCTTCGTTCTCCCGGTCCTCGTCGTCGGTCACGAGAATTCCCCGGCCTTCACGAATGGCGGCGATGGCTCCCTCGACCCGCTCCCGGGAATCGCCGAAATGTTTTAGCTGATGGTTGTGATTGATGATCTGATCCATGGTAATAGCTCCAATGTAAAAAATTTACCAGAATCAGGGCTTGTGAAAAGACAGGTTTGCTTGAAGATAATGAAACATCCTGCGAGATGACAGCATCCGCGGATCCCTAATCTCTTCCATCCGGACTGTAACCGTCGGCTCCGGCATCTCACCGGATCTGCTGACCTTTCCTTCTAGTGGAAAGCGCTCGCGGGCTCCCCGGAAAATCCGGGATACCGCCGGTGGGGAATTTCACCCCGCCCTGAGAAATAGTGAATTTAGGAGGCGATCGATGGATATTTTTGTCAAGGTAATTTCTGGTGCGGGCTGTGCCGGATGATATGCTGAGGTCAGTTATACCGTCGTGTTCCGCAATGGCCGCCGTGGATCGTATACAACCGGTATCTCCTTTCCTTCCTCCGGGGGCGCCGTTGTCTTATAGAAGCCGCTTATCTGCCTGCCGGTGTCAGTGGTAAATTCATAGCGCACGACCATGATCCGGCCGCTTTTCCGCGACTGGGACGTGGCTCTGATCCTGGTCACCAGGGCCGAGGCGGCCGTGCCGTTGCGCAGGAGTTGGAGCCGGTTCCTGCCGGAAAGGTACGATGTCAGGAAAAGCCCGAGGCCCGCGGCAATGAAAATAACACTGAGAAGGTCCATGATGCTGATGGTATCGCCGGCGAAGCGGCAGCGTGAAGGCTTCCGCGGATCGTATTCGACCGCCACCGGCCTGCCGGGATCGAGCCGGGCCATGAAGTCGTTGTCGTAGGACCAGAGTCTTGCGTTGACGGCGCGCCCCTGCCTGTCTTTGAAGCTGATTTCGATGGTGTACAAGGGATTTCTGTTTATCGTGCCGGGGAGGCGGCGGATGTGGACCAGGCGGGCCGACGCGGTGACGCCATGGCGGTTCAGGATGACATGGTCCCACAGCGGCGGCTCTTTCATGACCATGAACGTTCCCCAGGCGATAAGCCATACCATGCCGAACATTATGTTGAGCTTGCGTCCCCAGTCCACCATTTCCCAGGTAACGCGGCGCGGCGGCCGCTGGTCTGTCAGGGCATTTTTTGCGAGTGCCATGACAATGTTATGAAAGGCTTTCGGGGGAATGTCAAACTAAAAAAGAAAACCCAGGCGCAACGGCCGTCACGAGATGTCGGCCACCTTCCGCACCCGCTCCATGATCCGCCGGAACAGCGCGTCCTGGTCGTCCATGACGAGGGAGAGGGCCCCCGTCGGGCAGGCCTTGACGCAGCGGCCACATCCCTTGCAAGAATCCAGTATGCGCGCGGCGCCGTCCTCGATCCGCACCATGGCGGCGAAGCATCCCTCCGCGCAGATCCCGCAGCCGTTGCATAGTTTCGGGTCGACTCGGACCGATATGCCCGGCAGGCGGTGATAGGCCCGGTCGAGGTTGGGGCCGGGCCGCTTCATGTCCGTGCGGTACATGCAGCAGCAGTCGTCGCAGAAGCAGATGAACATCAGGTGCTTGAAATCGGGGAGGCCGAAGGCCACCACGTCGATCCAGACGTGGGCAATGTTGGCTATGAGGCCTGCCTCTGCCGCCCTGCGCACGTGGGCCTTC
Above is a genomic segment from Spirochaetota bacterium containing:
- the ribB gene encoding 3,4-dihydroxy-2-butanone-4-phosphate synthase, whose translation is MDQIINHNHQLKHFGDSRERVEGAIAAIREGRGILVTDDEDRENEGDIIFSAERLTVGQMAMLIREGSGIVCLCLTPDRVETLELPMMVDANTSAYGTAFTVSIEAARGVTTGVSAADRVATVRAAIAEGARPDDLRRPGHVFPLRARPGGVMERRGHTEATVDLMRIAGLKPCGVLCELTNADGTMAKLPGVIDFALKHVMPVMTVDDLVQYREERGL
- a CDS encoding 4Fe-4S binding protein; its protein translation is MKNLFRYGPTKKMAKVATDLTWPLMTMGKRWSDYPVLKHFISLFFRYPHNEVTSIPIGVEVPRQGSVVVPTEAVERFVCEASHIVIFDECVCRKKFQCTNHPINIGCMALGKGAERIHPSHGRRATYDEAKAHVRRAAEAGLIANIAHVWIDVVAFGLPDFKHLMFICFCDDCCCMYRTDMKRPGPNLDRAYHRLPGISVRVDPKLCNGCGICAEGCFAAMVRIEDGAARILDSCKGCGRCVKACPTGALSLVMDDQDALFRRIMERVRKVADIS
- a CDS encoding DUF3592 domain-containing protein, with product MALAKNALTDQRPPRRVTWEMVDWGRKLNIMFGMVWLIAWGTFMVMKEPPLWDHVILNRHGVTASARLVHIRRLPGTINRNPLYTIEISFKDRQGRAVNARLWSYDNDFMARLDPGRPVAVEYDPRKPSRCRFAGDTISIMDLLSVIFIAAGLGLFLTSYLSGRNRLQLLRNGTAASALVTRIRATSQSRKSGRIMVVRYEFTTDTGRQISGFYKTTAPPEEGKEIPVVYDPRRPLRNTTV